The proteins below are encoded in one region of Paenibacillus sp. YYML68:
- the yihA gene encoding ribosome biogenesis GTP-binding protein YihA/YsxC, which yields MKVNQAEFIISAVGPSQYPVDALPEIALAGRSNVGKSSLINRMINRRNLARTSSKPGKTQQLNYYRINQDLYFVDLPGYGYAKVSKSEREKWGKFIEAYLLKREELKLVLHIIDIRHAPSKDDQAMYTWLKHNGASLCIVATKADKIPKGKWQKHIKIIRDTLGADKNDPLVLFSSETGYGKDELWRLIEERIGYETASASEELVQTTAALPEGEAAEQAELAETTSEQVSGTAERSKND from the coding sequence ATGAAGGTCAATCAAGCTGAGTTCATTATCAGCGCGGTTGGTCCGAGTCAGTATCCTGTCGACGCCTTGCCGGAGATCGCTCTGGCAGGGCGTTCTAACGTCGGCAAGTCGTCACTGATCAATCGGATGATCAACCGTAGAAATCTAGCAAGAACGAGCTCCAAGCCGGGCAAGACGCAGCAGTTGAACTATTATCGAATTAATCAAGATTTATACTTCGTCGATCTGCCCGGCTATGGCTATGCCAAGGTATCCAAGAGCGAGCGCGAGAAGTGGGGCAAGTTCATCGAGGCGTACTTGCTGAAGCGGGAGGAGCTGAAGCTCGTCCTGCACATCATCGATATTCGGCATGCGCCGTCGAAGGATGATCAAGCGATGTACACTTGGTTGAAGCATAACGGCGCAAGTCTGTGCATCGTAGCAACGAAGGCGGACAAAATTCCGAAGGGCAAGTGGCAGAAGCATATCAAGATCATTCGCGACACGCTAGGAGCAGACAAGAACGATCCCCTCGTCCTGTTCTCCTCGGAGACGGGGTACGGCAAGGACGAGCTGTGGCGCTTGATCGAGGAGCGGATCGGCTACGAGACTGCTAGCGCCTCGGAGGAGCTCGTACAGACGACCGCCGCGTTGCCTGAAGGTGAAGCTGCTGAGCAAGCTGAGCTTGCTGAGACGACGTCTGAGCAGGTGTCTGGGACTGCAGAGCGGTCTAAGAACGACTAG
- the lon gene encoding endopeptidase La, translated as MGPSKHRMRRLPLLPLRGLLVYPSMVLHLDVGREKSVRALEKAMVEDSMILLCTQSEVNIEEPKTEDIYRTGTIAKVRQMLKLPNGTIRVLVEGMLRAEITEFLTNEDYYEVNVRELPEQETNDPEIDALMRTVLNQFEHYINLSKKVTPETLAAVSDIDEPGRLADVICSHLSLKIKDKQDILETVDVRQRLEKLLSILNNEREVLELERKISQRVKKQMEKTQKEYYLREQMKAIQKELGDKEGRAGEADELRSQLSESSVPEKVREKIEKEIERLEKMPATSAEGSVIRNYIDWLLVLPWTHTADEKDIDIRRAEDILNEDHYGLEKPKERVLEYLAVQKLVKKMKGPILCLVGPPGVGKTSIARSIARSLDREFVRISLGGVRDEAEIRGHRRTYVGAMPGRIIQGMKTAGTSNPVFLLDEIDKMAMDFRGDPASALLEVLDPEQNNTFSDHFIEMPFDLSNVMFVTTANALHNIPRPLLDRMEVLYIPGYTEIEKLHIARNYLLPKQQRDHGLQDAQLVVEEPALMRTVREYTREAGVRNLEQQISSICRKAAKKIVDGAERVVLTETGLKDLLGPAKFRFGVAEEQDQVGAVTGLAWTEVGGDTLVIEVTIMPGNGKLTLTGKLGDVMKESAQAAFSYTRSRAQQLQIQSDFHEKFDIHIHIPEGAIPKDGPSAGITMGTALISALTNIPVSKHVAMTGEITLRGRVLPIGGLKEKSLAAHRAGIRTVILPKDNTKDIDDIPESVRSELTFIPVSHMDEVLEHALVKPARV; from the coding sequence ATGGGACCGAGCAAACATAGGATGCGCCGCTTGCCGCTATTGCCGCTGCGGGGGCTGCTTGTATACCCTAGCATGGTTCTGCACTTGGATGTGGGCAGGGAGAAGTCGGTTCGCGCGCTCGAGAAGGCGATGGTAGAGGATAGCATGATCTTGCTGTGCACGCAGTCCGAGGTGAACATTGAGGAGCCGAAGACAGAGGATATATACCGCACAGGTACGATTGCGAAGGTCCGCCAAATGCTGAAGCTGCCGAACGGGACGATCCGTGTTCTTGTAGAAGGCATGCTTCGTGCGGAAATTACGGAGTTTCTCACGAATGAGGACTATTATGAGGTGAACGTTCGGGAGCTGCCGGAGCAGGAGACGAACGATCCTGAGATCGATGCACTCATGCGAACCGTCCTGAATCAATTCGAGCATTATATTAATTTATCGAAAAAAGTGACGCCGGAAACGCTCGCGGCCGTGTCTGACATCGATGAGCCAGGAAGGCTCGCGGACGTCATCTGCAGTCATTTATCATTGAAAATTAAAGATAAGCAGGACATTCTCGAAACGGTAGATGTGCGTCAGCGGCTCGAGAAGCTGCTCTCTATTCTGAACAACGAGCGCGAGGTGCTCGAGCTGGAGCGCAAGATTAGCCAGCGCGTCAAGAAGCAGATGGAGAAGACGCAGAAGGAATATTACTTACGTGAGCAGATGAAGGCGATTCAGAAGGAGCTTGGCGACAAGGAAGGACGCGCCGGTGAAGCGGATGAGCTGCGCAGCCAGCTGAGCGAGAGCTCCGTGCCGGAGAAGGTGCGGGAGAAGATCGAGAAGGAGATCGAGCGACTCGAGAAGATGCCTGCCACCTCAGCCGAGGGCTCGGTCATCCGCAACTATATCGATTGGCTGCTCGTTCTTCCGTGGACGCATACGGCTGACGAGAAGGATATTGATATTCGCCGTGCTGAGGACATATTGAACGAGGATCACTACGGTCTCGAGAAGCCGAAGGAGCGCGTGCTGGAGTACTTGGCCGTGCAGAAGCTGGTCAAGAAGATGAAGGGGCCGATTCTGTGCCTCGTCGGGCCTCCGGGTGTCGGTAAGACATCGATCGCCCGCTCCATCGCCCGCTCGCTTGACCGCGAGTTCGTGCGCATCTCGCTTGGCGGCGTACGCGATGAAGCTGAGATTCGCGGCCACCGTCGTACGTACGTTGGCGCGATGCCGGGACGTATCATCCAGGGAATGAAGACCGCGGGTACGAGCAACCCTGTGTTCCTGCTCGATGAGATTGACAAGATGGCGATGGATTTCCGCGGTGACCCGGCGTCTGCGCTGCTTGAGGTGCTCGATCCGGAGCAGAACAATACGTTCAGCGATCACTTCATCGAGATGCCGTTCGATCTGTCGAACGTCATGTTCGTCACAACGGCCAATGCGCTCCATAACATTCCGCGCCCGCTGCTGGACCGGATGGAGGTGCTCTACATCCCGGGCTACACCGAGATCGAGAAGCTGCATATCGCGCGCAACTACTTGCTGCCGAAGCAGCAGCGCGATCACGGTCTGCAGGATGCTCAACTGGTTGTTGAGGAGCCGGCGCTCATGCGGACCGTTCGAGAGTATACGCGTGAGGCTGGTGTTCGTAATCTGGAGCAGCAAATTTCTTCCATATGTCGGAAGGCTGCGAAGAAAATTGTAGACGGTGCTGAGCGTGTCGTGCTGACCGAGACGGGACTTAAGGATTTGCTCGGACCGGCGAAGTTCCGCTTCGGCGTTGCCGAGGAGCAGGATCAGGTGGGCGCGGTTACCGGACTTGCGTGGACCGAGGTTGGCGGCGATACGCTGGTGATCGAGGTTACGATTATGCCGGGTAACGGCAAGCTGACGCTGACAGGCAAGCTCGGCGATGTGATGAAGGAATCGGCGCAGGCCGCCTTCAGCTACACACGCTCGCGAGCCCAGCAGCTGCAGATTCAGTCGGACTTCCATGAGAAGTTCGATATTCATATTCACATTCCGGAAGGTGCGATTCCGAAGGACGGTCCTTCGGCTGGTATTACGATGGGGACGGCGCTGATCTCGGCGCTGACCAACATTCCAGTATCGAAGCATGTCGCGATGACCGGCGAAATTACGCTGCGCGGGCGCGTGCTGCCGATCGGCGGTCTGAAGGAAAAGAGTCTGGCTGCGCATCGTGCCGGCATACGCACTGTTATTTTACCGAAGGACAATACGAAGGATATCGATGATATTCCGGAGAGCGTGCGCAGCGAGCTTACGTTCATTCCCGTGTCTCATATGGATGAAGTGCTCGAGCATGCGCTGGTGAAGCCTGCGCGGGTGTAA
- the lonB gene encoding ATP-dependent protease LonB has protein sequence MGISVIVMIVQLFFAVVIGLYFWNMLRNQQSNRTAMDKESKKELEKLRRLRTISLNKPLAEKTRPQAMEDIIGQKEGLKALKAALCGANPQHVIIYGPPGVGKTAAARVVLEEAKKNAESPFRPDAKFTEIDATTARFDERGIADPLIGSVHDPIYQGAGAMGVAGIPQPKPGAVTKAHGGLLFIDEIGELHPHQMNKLLKVLEDRKVFLESAYYNSEDTNVPSYIHDVFQNGLPADFRLVGATTRSPQELPPAIRSRCMEIYFRPLLPDEIGTIATKALKKIGLPDNAEAIEVVMKYATNGREAVNVIQLAAGMALTENRRELTVADVEWVVNSSQISPRPEKKIHLRPEIGLVNGLAVYGPNLGMLLDIEVTAIPVVEPGTGQLTITGVVDEEEMGGGSRTLRRKSMARGSLDNVLTVLRRLGFRPYDYDLHINFPGGVPIDGPSAGVAMAVAIASALKRVPVDNHIAITGEMSIRGKVKPVGGVIAKVEAAFQAGATKVLIPKENWQEIFAELSGELQVVAIESVEEALHHTLGLDLVKTSELDTAAADAAAPASVTILHADALE, from the coding sequence TGGAACATGCTACGCAACCAGCAGAGCAATCGAACGGCGATGGACAAGGAGTCGAAGAAGGAGCTGGAGAAGCTTCGCCGGCTTAGAACGATATCATTAAATAAGCCGTTGGCTGAAAAAACGAGGCCGCAAGCGATGGAGGACATCATCGGGCAGAAGGAGGGCCTGAAGGCGCTCAAGGCGGCGCTGTGCGGCGCTAATCCGCAGCACGTCATTATTTACGGACCGCCGGGGGTCGGCAAGACGGCCGCTGCACGGGTCGTGCTCGAGGAAGCGAAGAAGAACGCGGAATCGCCTTTTCGCCCGGATGCCAAATTCACGGAGATCGACGCGACGACGGCACGGTTCGACGAACGGGGCATCGCCGATCCGCTCATTGGCTCGGTACACGATCCGATCTACCAAGGCGCTGGAGCGATGGGGGTAGCCGGCATACCACAGCCGAAGCCAGGGGCGGTGACGAAGGCGCACGGCGGCCTGCTGTTCATCGACGAGATCGGTGAATTGCATCCGCATCAGATGAATAAATTGTTAAAGGTGCTGGAGGACCGCAAGGTATTCCTTGAGAGCGCCTACTACAATTCCGAGGATACTAACGTTCCGAGCTACATCCATGACGTGTTCCAGAACGGCCTGCCGGCCGATTTCCGGTTAGTGGGCGCGACGACGCGCAGTCCGCAGGAGCTTCCACCTGCGATTCGTTCACGTTGTATGGAGATCTACTTCCGCCCGCTGCTGCCTGATGAGATCGGCACGATCGCGACGAAGGCGCTTAAGAAGATCGGGCTCCCAGACAATGCCGAGGCGATCGAGGTCGTAATGAAGTATGCGACGAACGGTCGAGAAGCTGTTAATGTTATCCAGCTGGCAGCAGGGATGGCCCTCACCGAGAATCGGCGCGAGCTGACCGTGGCCGACGTTGAATGGGTCGTGAACAGCTCGCAGATCTCACCCCGACCGGAGAAGAAGATTCACCTAAGACCAGAAATCGGTCTTGTGAACGGACTTGCCGTCTACGGGCCGAACCTTGGCATGCTGCTCGATATTGAGGTGACCGCCATTCCGGTTGTTGAGCCGGGCACGGGTCAATTGACGATAACAGGTGTCGTCGATGAGGAAGAGATGGGCGGCGGCTCTCGCACGCTCAGGCGTAAAAGTATGGCGCGCGGCTCGCTCGACAACGTGCTGACGGTGCTGCGTCGGCTTGGCTTCCGGCCGTATGATTACGATCTGCACATTAACTTCCCGGGCGGCGTACCGATCGACGGCCCTTCCGCTGGTGTCGCGATGGCTGTTGCGATCGCGTCGGCCTTGAAGCGAGTGCCTGTCGACAACCATATCGCCATAACAGGCGAGATGAGCATTCGCGGCAAGGTGAAGCCGGTGGGAGGCGTTATCGCCAAGGTGGAGGCGGCGTTTCAGGCGGGCGCGACGAAGGTGCTCATTCCGAAGGAGAACTGGCAAGAAATATTCGCCGAGCTAAGCGGAGAGCTTCAGGTTGTGGCGATTGAATCGGTCGAAGAGGCGCTTCACCATACATTAGGTCTTGATCTGGTCAAGACGTCCGAGCTGGACACGGCTGCGGCCGATGCGGCAGCGCCAGCCTCGGTCACGATTCTTCACGCTGATGCGCTCGAATAG